Proteins from a genomic interval of Hoplias malabaricus isolate fHopMal1 chromosome 13, fHopMal1.hap1, whole genome shotgun sequence:
- the unm_sa1261 gene encoding serine/threonine-protein kinase SBK1, which produces MSSSPLVSRASIDILEELQLIAAQNLEKLDINKYYEVIRELGKGTYGKVDLVVHKIRGTKMALKFLRKKTTKLKSFLREYSISLYLSPCPFIINMYGIAFETDEYYIFAQEYALAGDLFDIIPPQVGLPESVAKRCVHQVAIALDYMHCKKLVHRDIKPENILIFDKECRKVKLSDFGMTRRAGSPVKRVSGTIPYTAPELCDPSRQEGFRVDYSTDVWAFGVLLFCMLTGNFPWEKALPTDAFYEEFVRWQQQRRRRTGTAPSQWRRFTDEALRMFRRLLAIDQDCRCSVKEVFAHFSHCWMLDTENGNTATTPGDTNINNGVVNGHLAELSSSSSDEDELVDRLKQQSLSPACVVMEPVVAHYANISNNGSPSSTGGYERVSRDSNANGGRILVATPIEICV; this is translated from the exons ATGAGCTCCTCCCCCCTTGTGTCCCGTGCCTCCATCGACATCCTGGAGGAGCTACAGCTTATTGCAGCCCAGAACCTGGAGAAGTTGGACATCAACAAATATTATGAAGTCATCAGGGAACTGGGCAAAGGCACCTATGGCAAAGTGGACCTGGTTGTTCACAAAATCAGAG GCACAAAGATGGCGCTGAAGTTCCTACGGAAGAAAACCACAAAGCTGAAAAGCTTCCTGAGGGAGTATAGCATCTCGCTTTACCTTTCACCATGCCCTTTCATCATCAACATGTATGGGATCGCCTTTGAGACTGATGAGTACTACATCTTCGCCCAAGAATACGCTCTAGCTGGGGATCTCTTTGACATCATCCCCCCTCAG GTGGGGCTCCCGGAGAGCGTGGCCAAGCGCTGTGTGCACCAGGTAGCTATTGCCCTCGACTACATGCACTGCAAGAAGCTGGTACATCGTGACATCAAGCCTGAGAACATCCTCATCTTTGACAAGGAGTGCCGCAAGGTCAAGCTCTCAGACTTCGGGATGACAAGGAGGGCCGGCTCCCCGGTCAAAAGGGTGAGCGGCACGATCCCCTACACTGCGCCAGAGCTATGCGACCCCAGTCGGCAGGAGGGATTCCGCGTGGACTACAGCACGGATGTGTGGGCTTTTGGCGTGCTGCTCTTCTGCATGCTGACCGGCAACTTTCCATGGGAGAAAGCCCTGCCGACAGATGCCTTCTACGAGGAGTTTGTGCGTTGGCAGCAGCAGAGGCGGAGAAGAACAGGTACAGCGCCCTCCCAGTGGCGCCGCTTCACAGACGAAGCTCTGCGCATGTTCCGCCGTCTGTTGGCCATCGACCAGGACTGTCGCTGCTCTGTCAAAGAGGTCTTTGCCCACTTCAGCCACTGCTGGATGCTTGACACAGAGAACGGAAACACAGCCACCACACCCGGAGACACCAACATTAATAACGGTGTTGTCAACGGGCACCTGGCGGAGCTTAGCTCCTCTTCCTCAGACGAAGACGAGCTGGTGGACCGTCTGAAGCAGCAGAGCCTCTCGCCCGCTTGTGTTGTCATGGAGCCGGTAGTAGCACACTATGCCAACATTTCCAACAACGGTTCACCCTCTTCCACAGGTGGATACGAACGTGTGTCCCGTGACAGCAACGCCAACGGTGGCCGGATCCTCGTAGCCACGCCCATCGAGATCTGCGTGTAA